Proteins encoded within one genomic window of Fragaria vesca subsp. vesca linkage group LG1, FraVesHawaii_1.0, whole genome shotgun sequence:
- the LOC101307625 gene encoding LOB domain-containing protein 38-like, producing the protein MSCNGCRVLRKGCSESCILRPCLQWIETPEAQGHATVFVAKFFGRAGLMSFISAVPESQRPVLFQSLLFEACGRTVNPVNGAVGLLWTGNWQVCQAAVETVLRGGTLRPIPELVSGSGSGLTPDEASEADGTVCTDMWRLRDPTHNSGTSSRFTNSRSKTASCSPTTKRKRPDGESLKALQHADLDLRLTPTLAFRPKPKPDTRRPGSPSMNSEESVVTTCFESNGFAEQYPNPNGGVLGSEIKLLNLFP; encoded by the exons ATGAGCTGCAACGGCTGCCGTGTTCTCCGCAAGGGCTGCAGCGAGTCCTGCATCTTACGTCCTTGTCTCCAGTGGATCGAAACCCCCGAAGCTCAGGGCCACGCTACTGTCTTCGTCGCCAAGTTCTTCGGCCGCGCCGGCCTCATGTCCTTCATCTCCGCCGTCCCTGAATCCCAGCGACCCG TTCTGTTTCAATCTCTCTTGTTCGAGGCTTGCGGCCGTACGGTCAACCCGGTCAACGGCGCTGTGGGGCTGCTCTGGACCGGGAACTGGCAGGTCTGTCAGGCCGCGGTGGAGACTGTTCTCCGGGGAGGGACTCTGCGGCCGATTCCGGAGCTGGTTTCGGGTTCCGGTTCGGGTTTGACTCCCGACGAGGCTTCCGAGGCTGACGGGACTGTCTGTACTGACATGTGGAGGCTCCGAGATCCGACTCACAATTCCGGCACCTCTTCCCGGTTCACCAACTCGCGTTCCAAGACGGCTTCTTGTTCTCCGACGACGAAGCGCAAGAGACCAGACGGCGAGTCGTTGAAGGCGCTGCAGCACGCGGATCTGGACCTGAGGTTGACTCCCACGCTCGCTTTCAGACCAAAACCCAAACCCGACACCCGACGACCCGGCTCGCCGTCTATGAACTCCGAAGAGTCGGTGGTTACAACGTGCTTCGAGTCTAACGGGTTCGCGGAGCAGTACCCGAACCCGAACGGAGGAGTACTTGGATCCGAGATAAAGCTACTCAACCTGTTCCCTTAA